From Xenopus tropicalis strain Nigerian chromosome 3, UCB_Xtro_10.0, whole genome shotgun sequence, the proteins below share one genomic window:
- the nme5 gene encoding nucleoside diphosphate kinase homolog 5, which yields MGQSMKAPKIYVERTLAIIKPDVLHKAEEIEDIILRCGFHIVQKRKVHLSPEQCSDFYSDQYGKMFFPSLTAYMSSGPIIAMTLARYNAISYWKELIGPTNSLKAKETHPESLRAIYGTDDLRNALHGSYCFTSAEREIRFMFPEALIEPVPIGQAANTYLNLFVNSTLIAGLTELCKQKPTDPYIWLADWLLKHNPNKPAVEDCYFVEEPTAS from the exons ATGGGACAGTCTATGAAAGCGCCTAAGATTTATGTGGAAAGAACTCTCGCTATAATAAAACCAGATGTCCTTCATAAAGCAGAAGAAATTGAGGATATCATACTCCGGTGTGGGTTCCACATTGTTCAG AAGAGAAAAGTGCATCTCAGCCCTGAGCAATGCAGCGACTTCTACTCAGACCAGTATGGAAAGATGTTTTTTCCAAGTTTGACTGCCTATATGAGCTCAGGCCCAATAATCGCAATGACATTGGCAAGATATAATGCCATCTCCTACTGGAAGGAATTAATCGGACCAACAAACAGCTTGAAAGCAAAGGAGACACATCCTGAGAG TTTAAGGGCAATATATGGGACTGATGACCTCCGGAATGCCCTTCATGGAAGTTACTGCTTTACATCTGCTGAGAGAGAAATTCGATTTATGTTTCCTGAAG ctcTTATTGAACCTGTGCCTATTGGGCAAGCCGCAAACACTTATTTAAATTTATTTGTCAATTCAACATTGATTGCTGGGCTCACAGAACTTTGCAAACAAAAACCAACTGATCCATAT ATATGGCTTGCTGATTGGCTTCTCAAGCATAATCCCAACAAACCAGCTGTGGAAGACTGTTATTTTGTTGAAGAACCTACTGCATCATAA
- the myot gene encoding myotilin (The RefSeq protein has 2 substitutions compared to this genomic sequence), translated as MDLSSLPSVSAMYQPTTFNYERPKHFIQSKPKCQVESTSQSTNEAVHTSRSPKKISISIQPQPCSSYNMSSAAPVAPSKCSKTEVHLQPQSSNIALSGQENDQSKNTSTAFLTISPSKSQSKPKMINTGTSNLPNASVKTDLRQDQHEYERGIQGTKDALIQDLERKLKCKDSILHNGNQRLTYEEKMARRLLGAENAASVFEDHMADSVQDSKQIRDSVTMPSLQQHEKHSRNRESTSGSIQEKYFPPRFLQVPEDLTVEEGHFCRIDFKVAGVPVPDVSWYLNGKAVQADDFHKFIVSEKGVHSFIFEVVKTYDAGLYKCVASNRAGKSTFTLQLDVLAQERKRPPCFIQKPAAIKAIEGENIKIECLISAIPQPQILLKKNNEMLRYNTDRIRLYQDDSGRVSLVIYNVNKTDDGWYTISAVNEAGVATCHARLDVATIVNKQMPSVKQLKVKPTFSRYSALNMKGLDVQEAYSPEKDQNSQPTYPGLLESEEL; from the exons ATGGACCTCTCGTCCCTGCCATCTGTTTCTGCAATGTATCAACCAACAACATTTAATTATGAGCGCCCTAAACATTTTATACAATCAAAACCGAAATGTCAAGTGGAATCCACGTCTCAGTCTACCAATGAAGCTGTACATACAAGCAGGTCACCTAAGAAAATTTCTATTTCAATTCAGCCTCAGCCATGCTCATCATATAACATGAGCTCTGCAGCACCGGTTGCACCATCAAAGTGTAGTAAAACAGAAGTTCATTTACAGCCCCAGTCTTCAAACATTGCATTATCTGGACAAGAAAATGATCAGAGCAAAAATACATCCACTGCATTTCTAGCAATTTCACCTTCCAAGAGTCAAAGTAAACCAAAGATGATCAATACTGGTACATCAAA CTTGCCCAATGCATCAGTAAAGACAGACTTAAGACAAGATCAGCACGAATATGAAAGAGGGATACAAGGAACAAAAGATGCTTTGATTCAGGACCTTGAAAGGAAGCTGAAATGCAAAGACAGTATTCTGCACAATGGAAACCAA CGCTTAACATATGAAGAAAAGATGGCTCGCAGGCTTCTTGGAGCAGAAAATGCTGCATCAGTATTTGAAGATCACATGGCAGACAGCGTTCAGGATTCAAAG caAATCAGAGACAGTGTTACAATGCCTAGCCTCCAACAACACGAAAAACACTCAAG GAATAGAGAGTCAACATCAGGATCCATACAGGAAAAATATTTTCCACCAAGATTTTTGCAAGTTCCAGAAGACCTAACTGTGGAAGAAGGACATTTCTGTCGAATAGACTTTAAA GTGGCAGGTGTGCCTGTCCCAGATGTTTCATGGTATTTAAATGGGAAAGCTGTCCAAGCCGATGACTTCCACAAATTCATAGTGTCTGAGAAAGGTGTTCATTCATTTATATTTGAAGTAGTTAAAACCTATGATGCTGGATTGTATAAATGTGTGGCATCTAACCGTGCTggaaaatcaacatttacattgCAACTAGATGTACTAG CACAGGAACGCAAAAGGCCTCCATGCTTTATTCAAAAGCCAGCAGCAATAAAAGCAATTGAAGGAgagaatataaaaatagaatgTCTGATCTCCGCCATTCCACAACCACAGAtattgctgaaaaaaaacaatgagaTGCTACGTTATAATACTGACCGGATAAG GTTATACCAAGATGATAGTGGGAGAGTTTCCCTTGTGATATACAATGTAAACAAAACAGATGACGGATGGTACACCATATCAGCAGTAAATGAAGCAGGCGTTGCAACTTGCCATGCACGTCTTGATGTTGCAA CTATTGTCAACAAACAGATGCCAAGTGTGAAACAACTTAAGGTTAAACCAACTTTTAGCAGGTACTCAGCACTCAATATGAAAGGGTTGGATGTGCAAGAGGCTTATTCACTGGAAAAGGACCAGAACTCTCAGCCTACGTACCCTGGACTTCTcgaaagtgaagaactttaa
- the myot gene encoding myotilin isoform X1 yields the protein MDLSSLPSVSAMYQPTTFNYERPKHFIQSKPKCQVESTSQSTNEAVHTSRSPKKISISIQPQPCSSYNMSSAAPVAPSKCSKTEVHLQPQSSNIALSGQENDQSKNTSTAFLAISPSKSQSKPKMINTGTSNLPNASVKTDLRQDQHEYERGIQGTKDALIQDLERKLKCKDSILHNGNQRLTYEEKMARRLLGAENAASVFEDHMADSVQDSKQIRDSVTMPSLQQHEKHSRNRESTSGSIQEKYFPPRFLQVPEDLTVEEGHFCRIDFKVAGVPVPDVSWYLNGKAVQADDFHKFIVSEKGVHSFIFEVVKTYDAGLYKCVASNRAGKSTFTLQLDVLAQERKRPPCFIQKPAAIKAIEGENIKIECLISAIPQPQILLKKNNEMLRYNTDRIRLYQDDSGRVSLVIYNVNKTDDGWYTISAVNEAGVATCHARLDVATIVNKQMPSVKQLKVKPTFSRYSALNMKGLDVQEAYSLEKDQNSQPTYPGLLESEEL from the exons ATGGACCTCTCGTCCCTGCCATCTGTTTCTGCAATGTATCAACCAACAACATTTAATTATGAGCGCCCTAAACATTTTATACAATCAAAACCGAAATGTCAAGTGGAATCCACGTCTCAGTCTACCAATGAAGCTGTACATACAAGCAGGTCACCTAAGAAAATTTCTATTTCAATTCAGCCTCAGCCATGCTCATCATATAACATGAGCTCTGCAGCACCGGTTGCACCATCAAAGTGTAGTAAAACAGAAGTTCATTTACAGCCCCAGTCTTCAAACATTGCATTATCTGGACAAGAAAATGATCAGAGCAAAAATACATCCACTGCATTTCTAGCAATTTCACCTTCCAAGAGTCAAAGTAAACCAAAGATGATCAATACTGGTACATCAAA CTTGCCCAATGCATCAGTAAAGACAGACTTAAGACAAGATCAGCACGAATATGAAAGAGGGATACAAGGAACAAAAGATGCTTTGATTCAGGACCTTGAAAGGAAGCTGAAATGCAAAGACAGTATTCTGCACAATGGAAACCAA CGCTTAACATATGAAGAAAAGATGGCTCGCAGGCTTCTTGGAGCAGAAAATGCTGCATCAGTATTTGAAGATCACATGGCAGACAGCGTTCAGGATTCAAAG caAATCAGAGACAGTGTTACAATGCCTAGCCTCCAACAACACGAAAAACACTCAAG GAATAGAGAGTCAACATCAGGATCCATACAGGAAAAATATTTTCCACCAAGATTTTTGCAAGTTCCAGAAGACCTAACTGTGGAAGAAGGACATTTCTGTCGAATAGACTTTAAA GTGGCAGGTGTGCCTGTCCCAGATGTTTCATGGTATTTAAATGGGAAAGCTGTCCAAGCCGATGACTTCCACAAATTCATAGTGTCTGAGAAAGGTGTTCATTCATTTATATTTGAAGTAGTTAAAACCTATGATGCTGGATTGTATAAATGTGTGGCATCTAACCGTGCTggaaaatcaacatttacattgCAACTAGATGTACTAG CACAGGAACGCAAAAGGCCTCCATGCTTTATTCAAAAGCCAGCAGCAATAAAAGCAATTGAAGGAgagaatataaaaatagaatgTCTGATCTCCGCCATTCCACAACCACAGAtattgctgaaaaaaaacaatgagaTGCTACGTTATAATACTGACCGGATAAG GTTATACCAAGATGATAGTGGGAGAGTTTCCCTTGTGATATACAATGTAAACAAAACAGATGACGGATGGTACACCATATCAGCAGTAAATGAAGCAGGCGTTGCAACTTGCCATGCACGTCTTGATGTTGCAA CTATTGTCAACAAACAGATGCCAAGTGTGAAACAACTTAAGGTTAAACCAACTTTTAGCAGGTACTCAGCACTCAATATGAAAGGGTTGGATGTGCAAGAGGCTTATTCACTGGAAAAGGACCAGAACTCTCAGCCTACGTACCCTGGACTTCTcgaaagtgaagaactttaa